From a region of the Podospora pseudopauciseta strain CBS 411.78 chromosome 7 map unlocalized CBS411.78m_7, whole genome shotgun sequence genome:
- a CDS encoding uncharacterized protein (COG:S; EggNog:ENOG503P365): MVNTHSHVYPRPAHPRQAWQPERAGLMPAPGDGRYLAPDSVRTVPPATVGRALREVCHINHKNFFLAVTLENGEHAFFSGPENVDAVDASRMFHMNIFLQYQQGIPPHVSRETGPLQGDYSGNDLYYAHAVGPYGRHDRGYDHDEFDHGAASQRRKRPRRARASRSLEEEEVATVTAGSRKTTIMIGDSDVVRAFYERRFRLCHQILCRCIAKAFVKLMEPKKQTNHPYTKGQEAAPRWWPNDYGPNRVLLRHKEPDHIKKEERVHLLTHILRMLTEPNHKQHEDIRSQHLTVAKLEEAAMDAAASFFNASGENMKKKLWLKEAFKVAKAEEKLKRGEIDPTTQIFVTADNHEPEDDDDDGHEAEYERVKREEDTGDAPDPIARTMSVQSYGSDMAMRDAHPGPAIVHTDLAPTQQNYVEGVSLTVGGPPHLASPMQEVDNSRRAMYGSAADFGGSTGPATLYPTQWQHNPAAQTTASGMYTYTQAQPAHTSHVYPTHEQAPSLQPQSYLTSGYETLPGSHTLYRNNSYLSPTGRFPRDGSQ, from the exons ATGGTTAATACTCACAGCCATGTCTATCCCCGACCTGCTCATCCAAGGCAAGCGTGGCAACCAGAAAGAGCCGGTCTGATGCCGGCTCCAGGGGATGGCCGTTACCTGGCACCAGATTCTGTTAGGACAGTGCCTCCTGCA ACAGTTGGCAGAGCGTTGCGAGAAGTCTGCCACATCAACCACAAGAACTTCTTTCTTGCAGTTACCCTCGAGAATGGCGAGCACGCTTTCTTTTCTGGTCCAGAGAATGTCGATGCGGTAGATGCTAGCAGGATGTTCCACATGAACATCTTCCTGCAGTATCAGCAAGGAATACCCCCACACGTATCAA GAGAGACTGGCCCTCTTCAGGGAGATTATTCTGGTAATGATCTCTATTATGCGCATGCTGTAGGCCCATACGGTCGTCACGACAGAGGATATGATCATGACGAGTTTGATCATGGCGCTGCCTCCCAACGCAGGAAACGCCCACGACGGGCCAGAGCATCACGgtcgttggaggaggaggaggtggctaCTGTCACTGCCGGGTCGAGGAAGACCACCATCATGATTGGAGATTCGGATGTTGTGCGGGCCTTTTATGAACGTCGTTTTCGGCTCTGTCACCAGATCCTCTGCCGGTGCATTGCCAAGGCCTTTGTGAAGCTTATGGAGCCCAAAAAGCAGACGAACCATCCTTATACAAAGGGTCAAGAGGCGGCACCAAGGTGGTGGCCAAATGACTATGGTCCTAACAGAGTGCTTCTGAGGCACAAGGAACCGGATCACATCAAGAAAGAAG AGCGTGTGCACCTGCTGACCCATATCCTCCGCATGCTTACTGAGCCGAATCATAAGCAACACGAGGACATTCGGTCGCAACATCTGACTGTGgccaagctggaggaggctgctATGGATGCTGCCGCCTCTTTCTTCAATGCCTCGGGGGAGAACATGAAGAAGAAACTGTGGCTCAAGGAGGCGTTTAAGGTAGcaaaggcggaggagaagctcaagaggGGTGAGATAG accccaccacccaaatcTTCGTGACGGCGGATAACCACGAgcccgaggacgacgacgacgatgggcATGAGGCCGAATACGAGCGGGTCAAGCGTGAGGAGGATACCGGTGATGCCCCGGACCCCATCGCCCGAACCATGTCTGTCCAGAGCTACGGAAGCGACATGGCGATGCGCGATGCTCATCCTGGTCCCGCAATCGTGCATACCGATTTGGCACCAACACAGCAAAACTATGTGGAAGGAGTTTCCCTAACGGTTGGCGGGCCACCTCATCTGGCCAGTCCAATGCAAGAGGTTGACAACAGCCGCCGAGCCATGTACGGATCTGCTGCCGATTTTGGAGGATCGACCGGACCGGCGACGCTGTATCCGACTCAGTGGCAACACAATCCGGCGGCTCAGACGACGGCGTCCGGGATGTATACATACACGCAAGCGCAACCGGCACATACATCGCACGTTTATCCGACTCATGAGCAAGCCCCGTCTTTGCAGCCCCAATCCTATTTGACGTCGGGATATGAGACGCTGCCGGGTTCTCACACTCTATATCGTAATAACAGTTACCTATCGCCGACGGGGAGGTTTCCCAGAGACGGGTCACAGTAG